The following are encoded together in the Drosophila takahashii strain IR98-3 E-12201 chromosome X, DtakHiC1v2, whole genome shotgun sequence genome:
- the LOC108063741 gene encoding phospholipid-transporting ATPase IF, whose translation MGASKAKSGDPQRIQIGGIASRPKKPLNRVTTTKYTWLTFLPLNFYEQFRRAVYFYFLIITIISFFVNETISPLVSLLPLLFVMIITALKEGLEDLSRSKSDKLVNTARVTVIRNGKEEVINSEFIVPGDLVVVRNEGDVPCDLVLLQSSSADRRCFVNTANLDGETNLKTILVPSNYVLSPEDSVVKVKDCIVCETSTFDLYSFNGRLETGGQGGEGGDGALPLTIENLLLRGVRIKGTDRVVGCAIYTGMHTKLQLNSRYTGNKSASSEKYINRFMVALIVGMIVVVVVLYLIERHKEKKIVPTMPFLGPPTNFNSAWQIFEDFLSFLLLFNYMVPLSAYMNIELFRIFSMHFMHNDLGLYDEETDQPCRVNASNLNEELGQVNILFSDKTGTLTKNLMKFVNCYVSGTNFQLQNTHLLCEDTGEQFELDKLDAEANVFFEALSVCHTVEVLQEVCDKPQESERSHLMSRKIVDRYQATSPDEKALLEGCASLGLVYEGQDNDVLRICRYPSAERLQFQRLHVLEFSSERQRMSVILRDQSGGSIWLYSKGAESAILPRCKASPRVEQTDGLITKYAQKGLRTMAVARRPLTEEELANFEVLYRKANTQLSNRNQLIAECYETVEIDLDLLGATALEDALQENVGETLEALQAAGLKIWVLTGDKVETAYNIGLACRHIPPGSKQHFIVNLTEPAELLARLEEIGSDNPEVLVVDGTTITALLKHTPRQFADLALRCRAVLCCRLSPLQKSEIVTLIKRRKKHITAAIGDGANDVSMIQEAHIGIGITGREGKQAARCADFAIARFEMLRRLLLVHGHYNSQRLAFLVLFYCYKNIIITGCMAIFQVYDLYSATNVYNSLYLWLFDFVYISFSFTYLAISDKDYSEETLLRHPELYKPLAHNRQASMGVFSLWILNGFVQCFIIFYFTYAVLNDENVVFNGGQTASFQTFGTMLITIIVIVGNLKLLLVARYMTYLNLAMIFGQIAAFMLTTYLYNLVASGELYDVYNQFLASLPLWLFTIVCSAACLLPDFIFKVVNDMFRKVPPESKAVV comes from the exons ATGGGTGCGAGCAAGGCAAAGTCTGGGGATCCCCAGCGGATTCAGATCGGTGGCATTGCGAGTCGCCCAAAGAAACCTCTCAACCGGGTGACCACCACCAAGTACACTTGGCTGACCTTTCTGCCCCTCAACTTCTATGAACAATTCCGACGAGCTGTGTACTTTTACTTTTTGATCATCACAATTATATCCTTCTTCGTGA ATGAAACTATATCGCCACTGGTTTCCCTGCTTCCGCTGCTCTTTGTCATGATCATCACGGCGCTTAAAGAGGGCTTGGAAGACTTATCGAGGTCGAAAAGTGATAAACTCGTAAACACAGCCAGAG TCACTGTCATTCGGAACGGAAAGGAGGAGGTCATCAACTCAGAGTTCATTGTGCCAGGCGACCTGGTGGTGGTAAGAAACGAGGGGGATGTGCCCTGTGATCTCGTCCTGCTGCAATCGTCCAGTGCGGATCGAAGATGTTTCGTGAACACGGCCAATCTTGATGGGGAGACCAACCTGAAGACCATCCTAGTGCCGTCAAATTACGTGCTGTCGCCCGAGGATAGCGTGGTTAAGGTCAAGGATTGCATTGTTTGCGAGACCTCTACCTTTGATCTCTACAGCTTTAACGGACGTCTGGAAACGGGAGGacaaggaggagaaggaggagatgGTGCCCTGCCCCTGACAATTGAGAATCTTCTGCTTCGCGGGGTTCGTATCAAAGGCACCGATCGGGTAGTCGGATGCGCCATCTACACCGGAATGCACACCAAATTGCAGCTGAATAGTCGCTATACGGGAAATAAGTCAGCTTCCAGCGAGAAATATATCAACAGGTTCATGGTGGCCCTCATCGTGGGCATGatcgtggtggtggtggtcctGTACCTCATCGAACG ACACAAGGAAAAGAAGATTGTCCCAACGATGCCCTTCCTGGGCCCACCTACCAACTTCAATTCGGCGTGGCAAATCTTCGAGGACTTCCTCTCGTTCCTGCTGCTCTTCAATTACATGGTGCCCCTTTCCGCTTATATGAACATCGAGTTGTTTCGAATTTTCTCAATGCATTTTATGCACAACGATCTCGGTTTATATGACGAGGAAACCGATCAGCCGTGCCGCGTCAACGCCTCCAATCTCAACGAGGAACTGGGTCAGGTGAACATCCTCTTCTCGGACAAAACCGGCACGCTCACCAAGAACCTTATGAAGTTCGTCAATTGCTATGTGTCGGGTACAAATTTCCAGCTGCAAAATACCCATCTTCTTTGCGAGGACACCGGTGAACAGTTTGAACTGGATAAGCTTGAT GCCGAGGCCAATGTGTTTTTTGAGGCACTATCAGTATGCCACACCGTAGAAGTGCTCCAGGAAGTGTGCGACAAGCCACAGGAGTCGGAGAGAAGTCACTTAATGAGCCGAAAGATCGTTGATCGCTATCAGGCGACCAGTCCCGACGAGAAGGCCCTGCTCGAGGGCTGTGCCAGCTTGGGTCTGGTGTACGAGGGTCAGGACAACGATGTCCTGCGTATCTGTCGTTATCCAAGCGCCGAGAGGCTGCAGTTCCAGCGCCTCCATGTCCTGGAGTTCAGTTCGGAGCGACAGCGGATGAGCGTCATATTGCGAGATCAGAGCGGCGGCTCCATCTGGCTGTACTCCAAGGGAGCGGAGAGCGCCATCCTGCCCCGGTGCAAGGCCAGTCCTCGGGTGGAGCAGACTGACGGGCTGATCACAAAGTACGCCCAGAAGGGTCTGCGCACCATGGCCGTGGCCCGACGCCCGCTGACCGAGGAagagttggccaatttcgagGTGCTCTACCGGAAGGCAAACACCCAACTGAGCAATCGCAACCAGCTGATAGCGGAATGCTACGAAACGGTCGAGATTG ACCTTGACCTGCTCGGCGCCACTGCCTTGGAGGACGCACTGCAAGAGAACGTGGGCGAGACCCTGGAGGCTCTGCAAGCGGCTGGTCTAAAGATCTGGGTGCTCACCGGCGACAAAGTGGAAACGGCCTACAACATCGGACTGGCCTGCCGGCATATTCCACCCGGATCGAAGCAGCACTTTATCGTCAACCTCACTGAGCCGGCGGAGCTGCTGGCGCGACTAGAGGAGATAGGGTCCGATAATCCGGAGGTCCTGGTCGTCGATGGGACGACCATCACTGCACTGCTGAAGCACACGCCCCGCCAGTTTGCCGATCTCGCCCTGCGGTGCCGAGCGGTACTCTGCTGCCGGTTGAGTCCACTGCAAAAGTCCGAGATCGTCACACTGATCAAGCGGCGTAAGAAGCACATAACGGCCGCCATTGGCGACGGAGCCAACGACGTGTCTATGATCCAGGAGGCGCACATCGGCATTGGGATCACGGGTCGCGAGGGAAAACAGGCCGCGCGGTGTGCGGACTTTGCGATTGCCCGCTTCGAGATGCTGCGCCGCCTGCTCCTCGTCCACGGACACTACAACTCACAGCGCCTGGCCTTTCTGGTGCTCTTCTACTGCTACAAGAACATCATCATCACCGGGTGCATGGCCATCTTCCAGGTGTACGACCTGTACTCCGCCACCAATGTCTACAACTCCCTGTACCTTTGGCTCTTTGACTTCGTCTACATCTCGTTTAGCTTCACGTACCTGGCCATTTCCGACAAGGACTACAGCGAGGAGACGCTGCTCAG ACATCCGGAACTATACAAGCCACTCGCCCACAATCGACAGGCGTCCATGGGAGTGTTCAGCTTGTGGATCCTCAACGGCTTCGTCCAGTGCTTCATAATCTTCTATTTCACCTATGCCGTGCTGAACGACGAGAACGTCGTCTTCAACGGCGGGCAAACGGCCAGCTTCCAGACCTTCGGAACCATGCTGATAACAATTATCGTGATTGTGGGCAACCTGAAGCTGCTTTTGGTGGCCCGATATATGACCTATCTGAACCTTGCCATGATCTTCGGGCAAATTGCCGCCTTTATGCTGACCACGTACTTGTACAACCTGGTCGCCTCTGGGGAGCTCTACGATGTGTACAACCAGTTCCTGGCCTCGCTGCCACTTTGGCTGTTCACGATAGTCTGCTCGGCGGCCTGTCTGCTGCCCGACTTTATCTTCAAGGTCGTTAATGACATGTTCAGAAAAGTACCACCGGAAAGCAAGGCAGTCGTATAA